From a single Ornithodoros turicata isolate Travis chromosome 8, ASM3712646v1, whole genome shotgun sequence genomic region:
- the LOC135366740 gene encoding slit homolog 3 protein-like, translating into MPHRKVLGSWALLLPSAVLFMLNVIGYLEAFCPMRCTCNDEELTVQCAGAALDVIPITLNPGIRELHLTRNNIKNIMSAFSVYQQLEFLDVSYNQLRTLGVGNFPLGQLQKLVLDNNAVAILDTDTFRGLRGLLELQMRRNGLTDVTPRAFHDMRSLELLDLSQNRITRIDPDAFVGLHRLKTLILRENKLQHVPTPAFHHISHLLTLDIGQNDVPVVVDNAFTHLVRLKDLVMDRCSVSIIEEGAFSSLVSLSTLWLQDNSLDNFPTDALADLHRLEELHIGQNGFRAITEENLRSLPMLKRLFVISAENLNHIGERAFSQCTQLEQVVLEDNRVLNQLSPGTFSNLRHLTHVSLRGNGLATFHPDLLPWSQLSYFDIRENPLVCNCSVIWLWDLLRALDKNANWTNIRCHEPPYLSRELLKDVSHYDLDCDGHVRRNVLIVALSITAIFVIIILGLVLWYHKRVSRAIKKKLDATTMHEGHVNQFHNSESVLALPPAAHITYNGKFQATPLAYI; encoded by the coding sequence ATGCCACACCGAAAGGTCTTGGGCTCCTGGGCTCTTCTTCTCCCCTCAGCAGTCCTTTTCATGCTGAACGTCATCGGCTATCTGGAGGCCTTCTGTCCCATGAGGTGCACCTGTAATGACGAGGAGCTCACCGTACAATGCGCAGGCGCCGCCCTAGACGTCATACCCATCACTCTCAACCCTGGCATTCGAGAACTTCATCTCACGCGAAACAACATCAAGAACATCATGTCAGCCTTCAGCGTGTACCAGCAACTCGAGTTTCTTGACGTTTCATACAACCAACTTCGCACGCTGGGCGTTGGAAACTTCCCCTTGGGACAGCTCCAGAAGCTTGTCCTGGACAACAATGCCGTCGCAATCCTCGACACCGACACGTTCAGGGGACTGCGTGGCCTTCTGGAGCTACAGATGCGACGGAACGGACTGACGGACGTGACGCCGCGCGCGTTCCATGACATGCGAAGCCTGGAGCTGTTGGACTTGTCGCAGAACCGCATCACGCGCATAGATCCAGACGCGTTTGTCGGTCTGCATCGCTTGAAGACTTTGATTCTTCGAGAAAACAAGCTGCAGCACGTGCCTACACCAGCGTTCCATCACATATCTCATCTCCTGACATTGGACATTGGCCAGAACGACGTGCCAGTGGTCGTTGACAATGCCTTCACGCATCTAGTGCGTTTAAAAGACTTGGTCATGGACCGATGTAGCGTGTCCATCATCGAAGAAGGAGCATTTTCGAGTCTCGTGTCCTTGTCGACCTTGTGGCTGCAAGACAACAGCCTCGATAACTTCCCGACAGATGCGCTAGCGGACTTACACCGCCTTGAGGAGCTGCACATTGGACAGAACGGATTCCGAGCCATCACTGAAGAAAACCTACGTTCTTTGCCAATGCTGAAACGTCTCTTTGTCATATCAGCCGAAAACCTCAACCATATCGGTGAGAGAGCATTTAGTCAATGCACTCAACTGGAGCAGGTCGTTCTCGAAGACAACAGGGTCTTGAACCAGCTGTCTCCGGGGACATTCTCGAACCTGCGTCACCTGACACACGTAAGTCTCAGAGGGAACGGTCTCGCGACCTTCCACCCAGACCTACTGCCCTGGAGTCAGCTGTCATACTTCGACATCCGGGAGAACCCGCTCGTGTGCAACTGCAGCGTCATATGGTTGTGGGACCTGCTCCGAGCACTCGACAAGAACGCCAACTGGACAAACATCAGATGCCACGAACCGCCGTATTTGAGTAGGGAACTCCTGAAAGATGTTTCTCACTACGACCTGGACTGCGACGGACACGTCCGGAGAAACGTACTGATTGTGGCACTATCGATAACAGCCATCTTCGTTATCATCATTCTTGGCCTCGTACTATGGTATCACAAAAGGGTATCGAGAGCGATCAAAAAGAAGCTCGATGCGACCACGATGCACGAAGGGCACGTAAACCAGTTTCACAATTCTGAAAGCGTTCTTGCTCTTCCTCCAGCAGCGCATATTACATACAACGGCAAGTTTCAGGCAACGCCCTTAGCCTATATTTAA